The Campylobacter sp. RM10537 genome has a segment encoding these proteins:
- the recO gene encoding recombination protein RecO — MQGFILHTQKVKDEDLIVSILSPKRFIKTYRFYGVRHSSILNGYKIDFSLDEHPNFLPRLKDVLHLNFSWIMHREKMFIWQEFIRLLFNHLKDTEVIEEFYFLLLEECVKRFEKQNPKRVIVDAYLKILEFEGRLFRDFICFSCEEKIQNQITLIRAFLPSHNHCALGYEFEEKKIKYFYENQNSRIFNDEEIQNLYNLIKEGL, encoded by the coding sequence ATGCAGGGTTTTATACTTCATACTCAAAAGGTAAAAGATGAGGATTTGATCGTTTCTATCTTAAGTCCAAAAAGATTTATAAAAACTTATCGTTTTTATGGAGTAAGACATTCTAGTATTTTAAATGGATATAAAATTGATTTTTCCTTAGATGAGCATCCAAATTTTCTTCCAAGACTTAAAGATGTATTACATTTAAATTTTTCTTGGATTATGCATAGAGAAAAAATGTTTATTTGGCAAGAATTTATTCGTCTTTTATTTAATCATTTAAAAGATACGGAAGTGATTGAAGAATTTTATTTTTTACTTTTAGAAGAATGTGTTAAACGATTTGAAAAACAAAATCCTAAAAGAGTTATAGTGGATGCTTATCTTAAAATTTTAGAATTTGAAGGTAGATTATTTCGAGATTTTATTTGTTTTTCTTGTGAAGAAAAAATTCAAAATCAAATCACTCTTATAAGAGCTTTTTTACCTTCACATAATCACTGTGCTTTAGGATATGAATTTGAAGAAAAAAAAATTAAATATTTTTATGAAAATCAAAATTCTCGAATTTTTAATGATGAAGAAATTCAAAATTTATATAATTTAATCAAGGAAGGTCTATGA
- a CDS encoding isochorismatase family cysteine hydrolase, with translation MEKAFVIVDYQNDFINGSLGFKKALEIKQNILNHLNQIDFNTTHLLITCDTHDQDYLKSKEGLNLPIKHCIKGTLGWKMPSEFDPFLQKAHKIFYKNTFGSLDFANFINQNSYKEIYFCGLVSHICVFFNIILAFSANPDSKIILYQNSTASFDNNLEYSAFSLLKAYGVKIIS, from the coding sequence ATGGAAAAAGCTTTTGTTATTGTTGATTATCAAAATGATTTTATCAATGGAAGCTTAGGTTTTAAAAAAGCTTTAGAAATTAAACAAAATATTCTTAATCATTTAAATCAAATTGACTTTAACACTACACATCTTCTTATTACTTGTGATACACATGATCAAGATTATTTAAAAAGCAAAGAAGGATTAAATCTTCCTATAAAACATTGCATTAAAGGAACTCTTGGTTGGAAAATGCCTAGTGAATTTGATCCTTTTTTGCAAAAAGCCCATAAAATTTTTTATAAAAATACTTTTGGTAGTTTAGATTTTGCTAATTTCATCAATCAAAATTCATATAAAGAAATTTATTTTTGCGGTCTTGTTTCACATATTTGTGTATTTTTTAATATTATTTTGGCTTTTAGCGCAAATCCTGATTCTAAAATTATCCTATATCAAAATTCTACTGCTAGTTTTGATAATAATTTAGAATATTCAGCTTTTTCTTTGCTTAAAGCTTATGGAGTTAAAATAATAAGTTAA